Sequence from the Candidatus Poseidoniia archaeon genome:
CTAGCGCAATCAGCGGCACAGCGCTGACAAAACCCTAAACCCACCCGGTACTGCAACCGCGATGCGCCCACGGCCGTTCCTGCTGCTGATTGCTGGTTTTGTACTGGTGATGCTGGCGGCGGGGGAAGCGGATGCAGCACCCACTGCCAATATTGATTCAATCTCTCCATCACCAGTCAGACTTGATGAAGAGGTCACTTTCAATGGTACCGGCTCGGACAGCGACGGCACAATTGTGGCCTATCAGTGGAACTCATCTATTGACGGGTTCCTGAGCGATGAGGAGAATTTCAGCATCAGCAACCTCAGCGTCGGTAACCATACAATTTCCTTCCGGGTACAGGATAATGACGGGAATTGGAGTGACGCCGCTTCAGAATTACTGATAGTCAAGCCGCTTGAACTGGAGGAGGTATGCCTGAACGAACATGCCAACCTGACATTGCACATACATGTCATGCTTCTCATATTAGACAATGGCACACCGCTGACGATACCGACTAGCACAGGTATTGATACTGAGACCTGCCCGGGCGGCATGCATGCCATACACACACACGACACCAGTGGGAAACTGCACATCGAAACGCCTTACGTGACTCCGGTGTACTTAGGGACATTCTTCAACATCTGGGCGCAGCCTTTCTCGGCAGAGCAAGTCATGCATATGGTTGCTGATGCCAATCACACATTGACTATGAAAGTGGATGGTGTGGCATACGATAGCTGGGAATTGACCCTTCTCGCAGACCAGCAAGTCATTGTTGTCGAATACCAAGCAGCTGGTGAGAATGGGACAGTTTCCCCTCCTCCTGTCGACGACACTAGCAACCCCCCCGCCAACGACACCTCCGAGCAGACATACGATGCAGACGACGATACCAGACTTCCTGCAACATCCTTGCTCACTACTTTAGTCGCTGTGGCTACAATCGCGCTGAAAAGGCGCCGAAGCGACTAAACTCCCCTAGCAAAATTGCAGTTTCAAGAAACCATACAGATGTATTCCAGAATCAAGAACTTTCTCCACCTGCACGTTCTGATGCGCTCCTACATCGTTCGGAACTGGTTCACTGGGAACGGAGCTATCTGGCGCTATCTCGATAACGCCGATCTAGAAGGGATGGCGGCCAAGACGGTGGAGGTCACATCTCTGGAATTGTCAGGAAAGAACGTTCTGGACCTCGGTTGTGGTTCCGGGACCATGCTGGCATATCTTGCAGAAAAGGAACTGGCAGTGCCGCATGGTGTGGATATCAGCAGGCTCAATATCCGAGAGTGTCGCAAGAAAATGGGATCCGGTAACTTTCACAGGATGGACATCATGAAATACCTCGCGGACTCACCTCCGGAGCAATTTGACCTCGTAATCATGTACGGGGTTTCTGCCAGCTTTACTGTTGAACGGCAGAAGGAGATTATCAGGCGGATAATCCCCATCCT
This genomic interval carries:
- a CDS encoding class I SAM-dependent methyltransferase gives rise to the protein MRSYIVRNWFTGNGAIWRYLDNADLEGMAAKTVEVTSLELSGKNVLDLGCGSGTMLAYLAEKELAVPHGVDISRLNIRECRKKMGSGNFHRMDIMKYLADSPPEQFDLVIMYGVSASFTVERQKEIIRRIIPILRPGGYLWVGANIYDDAKYRYQTYPVPRNFYEQLKSRHGDQVDFEEHLELELFGNDKYEKEQTTVLIRKL
- a CDS encoding PKD domain-containing protein, translated to MRPRPFLLLIAGFVLVMLAAGEADAAPTANIDSISPSPVRLDEEVTFNGTGSDSDGTIVAYQWNSSIDGFLSDEENFSISNLSVGNHTISFRVQDNDGNWSDAASELLIVKPLELEEVCLNEHANLTLHIHVMLLILDNGTPLTIPTSTGIDTETCPGGMHAIHTHDTSGKLHIETPYVTPVYLGTFFNIWAQPFSAEQVMHMVADANHTLTMKVDGVAYDSWELTLLADQQVIVVEYQAAGENGTVSPPPVDDTSNPPANDTSEQTYDADDDTRLPATSLLTTLVAVATIALKRRRSD